From the Clostridium putrefaciens genome, one window contains:
- a CDS encoding iron-containing alcohol dehydrogenase family protein — MNAFKIPGNIYYGTGAVRNIASLDGSRALICIGNHMKESSLLKKVISLLQRANMVTEVLDGIKTEPVLKTVSGHIEQVREFQPDWIIAIGGGAVLDFAKAIWVLYENQEVDSVKDYQKMQDVIVGNKARFCAIPTTCGSGSEMSQVFVLKDNDTDIKIPVYNTYCMANVVILDPAFVKTLPNQIIAQTGFDAFTHAIEAYVSKGATVFTDAMAEKALKLIYENIVQAYELDKVALEKMQQASTIAGIAFSNASLDLCHAISHKVANICEEVSINHGCANSIVLPKVMEFNSRDKKVCSKLAQIVDILQLEGNSYREKVQNLILSIIKMSKELNLPSSLLEYLELRLSKDKIEQFELVVQEKINQIAPFVLEDLCLLTNPLNVTENDIVQIMSESIYTNNN, encoded by the coding sequence ATGAATGCATTTAAAATACCAGGTAATATATATTATGGAACTGGGGCTGTAAGAAATATTGCTTCATTAGATGGCAGCAGAGCTTTGATTTGTATTGGAAACCATATGAAAGAAAGTTCATTGCTTAAAAAAGTTATTTCATTACTGCAAAGAGCAAATATGGTAACAGAAGTGTTAGACGGTATAAAAACAGAGCCAGTTCTAAAGACGGTCAGTGGACACATAGAGCAAGTGAGAGAATTCCAACCAGACTGGATTATAGCAATAGGTGGAGGGGCAGTACTTGATTTCGCAAAAGCAATATGGGTTTTGTACGAAAACCAGGAAGTAGATAGTGTGAAAGATTATCAAAAGATGCAGGATGTTATAGTTGGGAATAAAGCACGTTTTTGTGCAATTCCAACTACTTGCGGAAGTGGATCGGAAATGTCACAAGTATTTGTTTTAAAAGATAATGATACTGATATAAAGATACCTGTCTATAATACGTATTGCATGGCGAATGTAGTTATACTGGATCCTGCTTTTGTAAAAACATTACCGAATCAAATAATTGCACAAACGGGGTTTGATGCATTTACACATGCGATAGAAGCGTATGTATCAAAAGGTGCAACAGTATTTACAGATGCAATGGCAGAAAAAGCGCTGAAACTAATTTATGAAAATATTGTACAGGCTTATGAATTAGATAAAGTGGCATTAGAGAAAATGCAGCAGGCATCTACAATAGCAGGAATTGCATTTTCGAATGCATCGCTTGATTTGTGTCATGCAATTTCACATAAGGTGGCAAACATATGTGAAGAAGTTAGCATTAATCATGGATGTGCAAATTCGATTGTGCTGCCTAAAGTAATGGAATTTAATAGCCGTGATAAAAAAGTATGTAGTAAGCTTGCACAGATTGTGGATATATTACAGTTAGAAGGAAACAGTTATCGTGAGAAGGTACAGAATTTAATTCTTAGTATCATAAAGATGAGTAAAGAACTGAATCTTCCGTCGAGTTTACTTGAGTATCTGGAACTGAGACTAAGTAAAGACAAAATAGAACAGTTTGAGCTGGTAGTACAAGAAAAGATAAATCAAATTGCACCATTTGTATTAGAGGATTTATGTTTGTTAACCAATCCATTAAATGTAACAGAAAATGATATCGTACAAATTATGAGTGAGTCCATA
- a CDS encoding pyridoxal phosphate-dependent aminotransferase, with translation MTPKKNRYIDYFEYYFENKVSDESRHKRNVMLSTGVSSTGVMKLYRELLSNEAKLNTEFEDYVPSCGGILFRSVITYYERWLAGVSDKENDYFQNVCVTCGSTAAMAFVFDYLKKEKAEKVLLIGLQYFVYEILSNQNNIPSYLLTASETDKTIPEVSEIQRAVEIDRFQYLFLTLPMNPSGEKYSRDEFIQILKLCKKNDCILFLDVCQWEGCEALDESHTYYYGECIMETDSYQNTVIMDSFSKKRNIPGLRIGYVAGKSDVLNYVEYMNYITYCHQTIMGVAPIIIDYFYRMIYFESDSDRRKIIQKKFRKIILKEANNEFARYLLTYVTSKQYIEDADRFISEIIQNYDIYKNNYNYACKQLRNAGYSYIERIGGFNFVFLYNNPLGYTEKELKDYLQEEKLIYIFTQGDFCDRTQRQNDRFFIRITVADEEEEFKRKFDFLLETLKEIAQKK, from the coding sequence ATGACACCAAAGAAAAACAGATATATAGATTATTTTGAGTATTATTTCGAAAATAAAGTTTCTGATGAAAGCCGCCATAAAAGGAATGTTATGCTGTCAACAGGTGTTAGTTCGACTGGAGTAATGAAACTTTACAGGGAGCTGTTATCAAATGAAGCAAAACTTAATACAGAATTTGAAGATTATGTTCCTTCTTGTGGAGGTATATTATTTCGAAGTGTGATTACGTATTATGAAAGATGGCTGGCTGGAGTAAGTGACAAAGAAAATGATTATTTCCAGAATGTATGTGTTACATGTGGCAGTACGGCAGCAATGGCTTTTGTATTTGATTATCTAAAGAAAGAGAAGGCTGAGAAAGTACTATTAATTGGTTTACAGTATTTTGTGTATGAAATATTAAGTAATCAAAATAATATTCCATCCTACTTATTGACTGCTTCCGAAACAGATAAAACGATACCAGAGGTTAGTGAGATACAGAGGGCAGTGGAAATAGATAGATTTCAGTATTTATTTTTAACACTGCCAATGAATCCATCGGGTGAAAAATACTCCCGTGATGAATTTATACAAATATTAAAATTATGCAAGAAGAATGACTGTATCCTCTTTTTGGATGTGTGTCAATGGGAGGGATGCGAAGCATTAGATGAGTCACATACGTATTATTATGGAGAATGCATAATGGAAACAGATTCCTACCAGAATACTGTTATTATGGATAGCTTTTCGAAAAAAAGAAATATCCCAGGTTTGAGAATCGGTTACGTTGCAGGAAAGTCAGATGTACTAAATTATGTTGAGTACATGAACTATATAACTTACTGCCACCAGACAATTATGGGAGTAGCTCCGATCATTATTGATTATTTTTACCGTATGATTTATTTTGAATCAGATAGTGACCGTAGAAAAATAATACAAAAAAAGTTTAGAAAAATCATTTTAAAAGAAGCAAATAACGAGTTTGCAAGATATTTACTTACATACGTTACATCAAAGCAGTATATTGAGGATGCAGATCGTTTTATCAGTGAGATCATTCAAAATTATGATATATATAAGAACAATTACAACTATGCGTGTAAACAATTAAGGAATGCAGGTTATAGCTATATAGAACGAATCGGAGGTTTTAATTTTGTATTTTTATACAATAATCCATTAGGGTATACGGAAAAAGAATTAAAAGATTATCTGCAAGAAGAGAAATTAATTTATATTTTCACACAAGGAGATTTTTGTGACCGGACCCAGCGGCAGAATGATAGGTTTTTCATCCGGATTACAGTTGCAGATGAAGAAGAAGAATTCAAAAGAAAATTTGATTTTCTCTTGGAAACATTGAAAGAAATAGCACAGAAAAAATAG
- a CDS encoding ABC transporter ATP-binding protein, with amino-acid sequence MSRISEKKNEFKCGIESNKRAIKLLSEISPHLVLCEIMNGIIKGVFPFVEITFSAMIINELAGERNVNNLVRLVLFSICSLLLLGVLRELLNKIITAKKETFDERHEIFLNNYSYNMDFQKIEDSDTAELRDRIEGIMDTESGGLKIISTYLGELCQNAASVIIACSICFKMLFCFDISSDKHPWITSHWFTMAFLFVLVVCIYGTAFFSRKMKKKMFQATMEGTKYNRYICYYLWEYLDDNMYAKDIRIFDQSEIVTREMEEKGFKAWVGIFKACEKLEKKYGGLNSFLSAIMSGIVYIFVTLRALAGTISIGNVVKYYGTITELIRAISGIAVTITAINNNNLYLNLVFEYIDYGKDVHEGTEEVHPKKDGTYEFEFRNVSFKYTGTDEYALKNLSFKIKDHERLAVVGMNGSGKTTMIKLLCGFYQPDEGYITFNGTDIWKLDYKEYKKLFSVVFQDFRLLGFSVGENVTVSHKYDNQRVWDVLEKVGIKNRVEQLEYQLDNSVYKQFDDRGVDISGGEEQKIAIARALYRNAEVYILDEPTAALDPESEYEIYSKMNEITQGNTVIFISHRLSSCCYSDNIIVFHKGEMVQNGKHDELLKDEKGKYFELWNAQSQHYKDEEVIEA; translated from the coding sequence ATGTCAAGAATAAGTGAGAAAAAGAATGAATTTAAGTGTGGAATCGAATCGAATAAGAGAGCTATTAAACTGCTAAGTGAGATTTCTCCTCATTTAGTATTATGTGAAATTATGAATGGAATTATTAAGGGAGTGTTTCCGTTTGTTGAGATAACATTCTCTGCAATGATTATTAATGAATTAGCTGGAGAGAGAAATGTTAACAATTTAGTCAGACTAGTACTTTTCTCTATATGTAGTCTGCTCCTGTTAGGAGTCTTAAGAGAGCTGCTTAACAAAATAATTACTGCAAAAAAAGAAACTTTTGATGAAAGACATGAGATATTTTTAAATAATTATTCCTATAATATGGATTTTCAAAAGATAGAGGATTCCGATACAGCAGAATTAAGAGATAGAATTGAAGGAATCATGGATACAGAATCCGGAGGGTTAAAAATTATTTCAACCTATCTTGGTGAACTTTGCCAGAATGCGGCATCTGTAATCATTGCCTGCAGCATATGTTTTAAGATGTTATTTTGCTTTGATATTTCAAGTGATAAACACCCATGGATTACTTCACACTGGTTTACGATGGCATTTTTATTTGTGCTTGTAGTATGTATTTATGGTACCGCATTTTTCTCAAGAAAGATGAAAAAGAAAATGTTTCAAGCCACTATGGAGGGAACGAAGTACAACAGATATATCTGCTACTATTTGTGGGAATATCTTGATGATAATATGTATGCAAAGGATATAAGAATCTTTGACCAAAGTGAAATCGTTACAAGAGAGATGGAGGAAAAAGGATTTAAAGCCTGGGTAGGTATTTTTAAGGCCTGTGAGAAGTTAGAAAAGAAATATGGGGGTCTAAACAGCTTTCTTTCAGCTATTATGTCCGGAATCGTATATATATTTGTTACATTGCGGGCATTAGCGGGAACTATTAGTATTGGTAATGTAGTTAAGTACTATGGTACAATTACAGAATTAATTCGTGCAATATCAGGAATTGCAGTAACGATTACAGCAATTAATAATAATAATTTATATTTGAATCTGGTATTTGAGTATATCGATTATGGAAAAGATGTTCACGAGGGTACAGAAGAAGTACATCCAAAGAAAGATGGTACCTATGAATTTGAATTCCGTAATGTCAGCTTCAAATATACAGGTACGGATGAGTATGCGCTGAAAAATTTATCTTTTAAAATCAAGGATCATGAGAGACTGGCTGTAGTAGGTATGAATGGCTCCGGAAAAACGACAATGATCAAATTGTTATGCGGATTTTATCAGCCTGATGAAGGGTATATTACGTTTAATGGTACGGATATCTGGAAGTTAGACTATAAAGAATACAAGAAGTTATTTTCTGTAGTATTTCAGGATTTCAGGCTTTTGGGATTCTCAGTGGGGGAAAATGTTACTGTTAGCCATAAATATGACAATCAAAGAGTATGGGACGTTCTTGAAAAGGTTGGAATTAAGAACAGAGTAGAACAATTAGAATATCAACTGGATAATTCTGTTTATAAGCAGTTCGATGATCGAGGAGTCGATATCTCAGGTGGAGAAGAACAGAAAATAGCAATTGCCAGGGCTTTATACCGTAACGCAGAAGTATACATATTAGATGAGCCTACAGCAGCACTTGATCCTGAATCCGAATATGAGATTTACTCTAAGATGAACGAAATTACACAAGGGAATACCGTAATATTCATTTCACACAGATTATCTTCCTGTTGTTACAGTGATAATATTATTGTTTTTCATAAAGGAGAAATGGTTCAGAACGGAAAGCATGATGAACTGCTAAAAGATGAAAAAGGAAAATATTTTGAGCTTTGGAATGCGCAATCACAGCATTATAAAGATGAAGAGGTGATTGAAGCTTAA
- a CDS encoding ABC transporter ATP-binding protein → MDTKKSKDRYGMYSNFKYILKNQWNFDKLSILIQFVRVISGVLVALVAILISKIVLDSLENQLSLESILIRMIPAILIFGILTWLNYASEIGMKRLADCLRYNYYVKELNDTAIRQDYSVYISEEGKNLRQRAEIAVGESGQTGMNSFLTNMTELGKNILGFISYFVILVLLNPIIVVLLIVSYAIDAFVSSLIQKWIHKNKDKRAVIKRKLNYMAYKTRALSVAKDIRMYDMSGWLMLHGNDVIDDADKMYTEIENKRFGRSFIEQVLVFLRSGLAYAYLIYIMLHGDMSIGTFTAYFATIAGFGEWLREIVDLISKITESNYYVKDYRTYADSIEQDKEKIDISQLKHPYTITFEDVCYSYPESNKLILDHVSFEIKSGQKYALVGSNGAGKTTLIKLMCGLLAPTSGRVLLNGIDVRNISNIEYYKLFSAIFQDIGLLPASIAKNIALCVEEKIDEKRVWNCLHTAGLEEKVKSLPNGIHTNLIKNISDDGVDLSKGELQKLLLARAIYKESNIIILDEPTAALDPIAENETYQKYNEIVGNKMSIFISHRLSSTKFCDAIIYLKDAVITEFGSHEELMKIDGEYARIFRLQSQYYNSNSYKEIAECQE, encoded by the coding sequence TTGGATACCAAGAAAAGTAAAGATAGATACGGAATGTATAGTAATTTTAAGTATATTTTAAAAAACCAGTGGAATTTTGATAAATTAAGTATATTAATTCAGTTTGTAAGAGTTATATCAGGTGTTTTAGTAGCCTTGGTAGCAATTCTTATTTCAAAGATAGTTCTGGACTCTCTGGAAAATCAGCTTTCTCTGGAAAGTATTTTGATTAGAATGATACCAGCAATTTTGATATTTGGAATCCTTACATGGCTTAATTATGCGTCTGAAATTGGCATGAAACGTTTAGCTGATTGTTTAAGATATAATTACTATGTAAAAGAACTCAATGATACAGCAATCCGACAGGATTATAGTGTCTATATCTCTGAAGAAGGGAAAAATTTAAGGCAGAGAGCCGAGATTGCGGTAGGTGAGTCAGGACAGACAGGAATGAATAGTTTCCTAACGAATATGACGGAGTTAGGAAAAAACATATTGGGGTTTATTTCATATTTTGTGATTCTGGTTTTGTTAAATCCAATCATTGTTGTTTTACTTATTGTAAGTTACGCTATTGATGCGTTTGTATCAAGTTTAATCCAGAAATGGATACACAAGAATAAAGACAAACGTGCTGTAATTAAAAGAAAACTGAATTACATGGCATATAAAACAAGAGCACTGTCAGTTGCAAAAGACATTAGAATGTATGACATGTCAGGATGGTTAATGTTACATGGTAATGATGTAATTGATGATGCAGATAAAATGTATACAGAAATTGAAAATAAGCGCTTTGGAAGAAGCTTTATTGAACAAGTATTAGTTTTCCTAAGAAGTGGTTTAGCATATGCATACCTGATTTACATCATGCTTCATGGAGATATGTCAATCGGTACTTTCACAGCTTACTTTGCGACAATAGCAGGGTTTGGAGAATGGTTACGTGAAATCGTTGATTTAATTTCTAAAATTACCGAATCAAATTATTATGTAAAGGATTATCGGACTTATGCGGATTCCATAGAGCAGGACAAAGAGAAGATTGATATCAGTCAATTGAAGCATCCATACACGATTACGTTTGAAGACGTTTGTTATAGCTATCCAGAGAGCAATAAATTAATTCTTGATCATGTTAGTTTTGAAATAAAGAGTGGTCAGAAATATGCTTTAGTTGGAAGCAATGGTGCTGGAAAAACAACTTTAATAAAGCTGATGTGTGGTTTGTTAGCTCCTACATCTGGCAGGGTATTATTAAATGGAATTGATGTAAGAAACATTTCGAATATAGAATACTACAAACTGTTTTCAGCTATCTTTCAGGATATTGGTCTGCTTCCTGCAAGCATTGCAAAAAATATTGCGCTATGTGTTGAAGAAAAAATTGATGAAAAAAGAGTATGGAATTGTTTACATACAGCAGGATTAGAAGAAAAAGTGAAGAGCTTACCAAATGGTATCCACACAAATTTAATTAAAAATATTTCAGATGATGGGGTTGATTTATCAAAAGGGGAACTTCAGAAACTTTTGTTAGCAAGAGCAATCTATAAAGAATCCAATATTATTATATTAGATGAACCTACAGCTGCATTAGATCCAATTGCTGAGAATGAAACCTATCAGAAATATAATGAGATCGTTGGCAATAAAATGTCCATTTTTATATCTCACAGACTTTCATCTACTAAATTTTGTGACGCAATTATATATTTAAAGGATGCTGTAATAACTGAATTTGGAAGTCATGAGGAACTGATGAAGATTGATGGTGAATATGCAAGAATATTCAGACTTCAAAGTCAATACTATAATTCTAATAGTTACAAGGAGATTGCGGAATGTCAAGAATAA
- a CDS encoding diaminobutyrate--2-oxoglutarate transaminase, whose protein sequence is MTESEKYESNIRNYCRYFPKVFTKSKLCKMYTGENEEYLDFFCGAGALNYGHNNDYIMEQIVDYIKNDGITHALDMYTTTKCDFIKKFQDNIIKPRGYEYKMMFCGPTGTNANEAALKIARKHTGRKNVIAFMGAFHGMTLGSLSLTSSLTARRGAGVQLENTTFIPYCRNDFDSLGYIRMILNDDHSGIEKPAAIFVETIQGEGGVQVADFRWLKELAELCKEYQILLVCDEVQVGCGRTGTFFSFESAGIEPDMVVMSKSISGSGLPMSLVLLKPEIDCLTSEEHSGTFRGNQLAFVGASAAIDYAIEHKLWDKVKDDEQYVKGYIEENILPISPKIQYRGRGLIFGIDFSDFDDKRLVFRISQECFKRRLIIELSGRDDSVLKVMPALVIHRDELMAGLEIIRKAIQVCI, encoded by the coding sequence ATGACAGAAAGTGAAAAATATGAATCTAACATTAGAAATTATTGTAGATATTTTCCGAAAGTATTTACAAAAAGTAAACTATGCAAAATGTATACAGGAGAAAATGAGGAATACTTAGACTTTTTCTGTGGTGCAGGTGCGCTTAATTATGGACATAATAATGACTATATTATGGAGCAGATTGTTGATTATATAAAAAATGATGGAATTACTCATGCACTGGATATGTATACTACTACTAAATGTGATTTTATAAAAAAATTTCAAGACAATATTATAAAACCTAGAGGTTATGAATATAAAATGATGTTTTGCGGACCAACTGGAACGAATGCAAATGAAGCTGCGTTAAAAATAGCACGAAAACATACAGGAAGAAAGAATGTAATAGCTTTTATGGGAGCTTTTCATGGTATGACATTAGGAAGTTTATCGCTAACAAGTTCATTAACGGCTCGTAGAGGAGCAGGGGTACAGCTTGAGAACACAACATTTATTCCATATTGTAGAAATGACTTTGATTCGTTGGGATATATTAGAATGATTTTGAATGATGATCATTCTGGAATAGAAAAGCCAGCAGCTATCTTTGTTGAGACCATTCAAGGCGAAGGTGGAGTTCAGGTTGCTGATTTTAGATGGCTCAAAGAATTAGCTGAACTATGTAAGGAATACCAAATTCTTTTGGTGTGCGATGAAGTGCAAGTCGGTTGTGGTCGTACAGGAACTTTCTTCTCATTTGAATCAGCTGGAATTGAACCGGATATGGTTGTAATGTCAAAATCAATAAGTGGTTCAGGATTGCCAATGTCATTAGTGCTTCTTAAACCGGAGATTGATTGTCTAACTTCAGAAGAACATTCTGGTACATTTAGAGGAAACCAGCTCGCTTTTGTAGGTGCAAGTGCGGCAATAGATTATGCCATTGAACATAAATTATGGGATAAAGTTAAAGATGATGAACAGTATGTTAAAGGGTACATAGAAGAAAATATACTTCCTATTAGCCCTAAAATTCAGTATCGTGGTCGAGGACTTATTTTTGGAATTGATTTTTCGGATTTTGATGATAAAAGACTGGTATTTCGTATATCACAAGAATGTTTCAAAAGAAGACTAATCATAGAATTATCAGGAAGAGATGATAGTGTATTGAAAGTTATGCCAGCATTAGTTATTCACAGGGATGAACTTATGGCAGGGCTTGAGATAATTAGAAAAGCGATTCAAGTCTGCATATAA
- a CDS encoding 4'-phosphopantetheinyl transferase family protein, protein MVYLYAIQIVENQYDDEIASLLTKISEERRRKTKKYARRIDQRRCIVGEILLRYILWKHYGITSKEIVFQYNEYGKPLLIKPKGIHFNISHSGEWVLCGVSDMPIGIDVEGRMVEVVAIAERFFSEDENRYINSHLLCDKYDAFYKIWTLKESYIKCVGMGLQIPLDSFSFVFLKEQINMFVDGRLDNKYIFKSKKISDRYHMALCILGKTCNLWENDIKNISVEDLMSSSTYF, encoded by the coding sequence ATGGTTTATTTATATGCAATACAAATTGTTGAAAATCAATATGATGATGAGATAGCGTCTTTATTAACTAAAATATCTGAGGAAAGAAGGAGAAAAACAAAAAAATATGCAAGGCGAATAGACCAAAGACGTTGTATAGTAGGTGAAATACTTTTGAGGTATATTTTGTGGAAGCATTACGGAATAACCTCCAAGGAAATAGTTTTTCAATATAATGAGTATGGAAAACCTTTGTTGATCAAGCCAAAAGGAATACATTTTAATATATCCCATTCAGGTGAGTGGGTTTTATGTGGTGTTAGTGACATGCCTATTGGTATCGATGTAGAAGGAAGAATGGTGGAGGTAGTGGCAATTGCTGAACGTTTTTTTTCAGAAGATGAGAATAGATATATAAATAGTCATCTATTATGTGATAAGTATGATGCATTCTATAAAATATGGACTTTAAAGGAAAGCTATATTAAGTGTGTTGGTATGGGATTGCAAATACCTTTAGATTCTTTTAGTTTTGTTTTTTTAAAAGAACAAATAAATATGTTTGTGGATGGAAGATTAGATAATAAATATATATTTAAAAGTAAGAAAATTAGTGACAGATACCACATGGCTTTATGCATATTGGGCAAGACATGTAACTTATGGGAAAATGATATAAAAAATATATCAGTGGAAGATCTGATGAGTTCTAGCACTTACTTTTAA
- a CDS encoding homoserine dehydrogenase, whose translation MALGTVGLGVYKIINSKKEQISNILSEDIEIKKILVKNLNKKRNTIVNKDLLTDNYKDILDDPEINIVVEVIGGMNPAFEYIKSALKRGKHVVTANKEVVANYLEELLELSEKNNKRIFFEASVGGGIPIIKSLSQIALINDITQIKGIINGTSNFILTKMVDDCTSFNDSLALAKELGYAEANAKDDVEGDDVARKLSILSSLAFKTKVSAESILYRGISSIDKIDILNFKNMNKSIKLIATAIKDDNRISACVEPTLIEENSQFATVNNCFNMISITGNTVQELQFYGQGAGEKPTANAVVSDIIDAIKPTYSVCSLKKYKEKYDIDAHIFNGDYYFRVTTSGEKENEDIINLLIKSKISYEILEKTCNLVLKIKSIYEDKMDKFISKFKTRYENFCYVRIAK comes from the coding sequence ATTGCCCTGGGGACAGTTGGATTAGGCGTATACAAAATTATTAATAGTAAAAAAGAACAAATAAGCAATATATTAAGTGAAGATATTGAAATAAAAAAAATTCTAGTAAAAAATTTGAATAAAAAAAGAAATACTATTGTTAATAAAGATTTGTTAACAGATAATTACAAGGATATATTGGATGATCCAGAAATAAATATTGTTGTAGAAGTTATTGGAGGTATGAATCCCGCTTTTGAATATATTAAATCGGCACTTAAGCGAGGCAAGCATGTAGTTACGGCTAATAAAGAGGTGGTTGCTAATTACTTGGAAGAATTACTGGAGCTGTCTGAAAAAAATAATAAAAGAATTTTTTTTGAAGCTAGTGTGGGAGGGGGGATACCTATAATAAAATCACTAAGCCAAATTGCGCTAATTAATGATATAACTCAAATAAAAGGTATAATAAATGGAACATCTAACTTTATATTAACAAAGATGGTGGATGATTGTACAAGTTTTAATGATTCACTAGCACTTGCTAAAGAGTTAGGATATGCGGAGGCTAACGCTAAGGATGATGTAGAAGGTGATGATGTAGCAAGAAAACTATCAATTTTATCATCACTAGCTTTTAAAACTAAGGTTAGTGCGGAGTCTATATTATATAGAGGTATTTCTTCCATTGATAAGATTGATATTTTGAATTTTAAAAATATGAATAAGTCTATTAAGCTGATAGCTACTGCAATAAAAGATGATAATAGAATTAGTGCATGTGTGGAACCTACTTTAATAGAAGAAAATTCACAATTTGCTACTGTTAACAATTGTTTTAATATGATATCAATAACAGGAAATACAGTACAAGAACTCCAATTTTATGGACAAGGTGCAGGTGAAAAGCCTACTGCTAATGCTGTGGTAAGCGACATAATTGATGCAATTAAACCTACATATTCTGTTTGTAGTTTAAAAAAGTACAAAGAAAAATATGATATTGACGCACATATTTTTAATGGAGATTATTATTTTAGGGTAACAACAAGTGGAGAAAAAGAAAATGAGGATATTATTAATTTATTAATTAAATCTAAGATAAGCTATGAAATTTTAGAAAAAACGTGCAATTTAGTGCTGAAAATTAAATCCATTTATGAGGATAAAATGGATAAGTTTATTTCTAAATTTAAAACACGTTATGAAAATTTCTGTTATGTTAGGATAGCAAAATAA
- a CDS encoding ISAs1 family transposase — MYNELSNSFISISDPRDNNSKHKLIDILTIATCAIICGADTWTDIAQYGTSKQEWFSTFLELNHGIPSHDTFGRVFSIINPKEFQEAFIKWIKDISDKVTGDVIAIDGKTVRHSFDTSNNKSAIHMVSAWSNQLGLVLGQIKVNDKSNEITAIPELLDKIDINKSIVTIDAMGTQKNIAKKIIKKGGDYVLALKGNHKNFSNDIKYFFEEESKNKFADVEYSFFKTTNKDHGRIETRKHYLINDLNWLSQKSEWKNLNSIIMVESERTIGDKTSKERRYYISSLTENVEKVADAIRKHWGIENSLHWILDIAFREDDSRIRIENAAENFAILRHIALNLLKNEKSVKIGVKAKRLKSGWDNDYLKKVLTSIQ; from the coding sequence ATGTATAACGAACTTTCAAATTCTTTTATAAGCATTTCAGACCCAAGAGATAATAATTCAAAACATAAGCTTATTGATATACTAACAATAGCAACTTGTGCAATAATATGCGGAGCCGATACCTGGACAGATATAGCTCAATATGGCACATCAAAACAAGAGTGGTTTTCAACATTCTTAGAGCTTAATCATGGGATACCATCCCATGATACTTTTGGAAGAGTATTTTCTATTATTAATCCAAAAGAATTTCAGGAAGCGTTTATTAAGTGGATCAAAGATATTTCTGATAAAGTTACTGGTGACGTAATTGCCATAGATGGCAAGACAGTTAGGCATTCCTTTGATACAAGTAACAATAAATCAGCTATTCATATGGTAAGTGCATGGTCAAATCAGTTGGGTTTAGTTTTAGGTCAGATAAAGGTTAATGATAAATCAAATGAAATAACAGCAATTCCAGAATTATTAGATAAGATAGATATAAATAAATCTATAGTAACAATTGATGCTATGGGTACTCAAAAAAATATAGCTAAAAAAATAATCAAAAAGGGCGGAGATTATGTTTTAGCTTTAAAAGGTAATCATAAAAACTTTTCCAACGATATAAAATACTTTTTTGAAGAAGAATCTAAGAATAAATTTGCTGATGTTGAATATAGTTTTTTCAAGACTACTAACAAAGACCATGGCAGAATTGAAACACGTAAACATTACTTAATTAACGATTTAAACTGGCTTTCACAGAAGTCAGAGTGGAAAAACCTAAATAGTATAATTATGGTTGAATCTGAAAGAACCATAGGCGATAAAACATCTAAAGAAAGAAGATATTATATTTCGAGCTTAACAGAAAATGTTGAAAAAGTTGCTGATGCCATTAGAAAACATTGGGGAATAGAGAATAGCTTACATTGGATTTTAGATATTGCTTTTAGAGAAGATGATAGCCGAATAAGAATTGAAAATGCAGCTGAAAACTTTGCCATTTTAAGGCACATAGCTTTAAACTTATTAAAAAATGAAAAATCAGTAAAGATTGGTGTAAAAGCTAAAAGGCTCAAATCCGGTTGGGATAATGATTATTTAAAAAAGGTTTTAACTTCAATCCAATAG
- a CDS encoding 4'-phosphopantetheinyl transferase family protein: MSNEYIKLNKNQYGKPYSGEYPQFKFNISHSGDYVLCSIDDKPIGVDIEEIKPIEYEEIAKNFLQQRSLSILLIKI; encoded by the coding sequence ATTAGCAATGAATACATAAAATTAAATAAAAATCAATATGGCAAACCTTATTCTGGAGAGTATCCCCAATTTAAATTTAACATATCTCATTCTGGTGATTATGTATTATGTTCTATTGATGATAAACCTATAGGAGTAGATATTGAAGAGATAAAACCTATTGAGTATGAAGAGATAGCTAAAAACTTTTTGCAACAAAGGAGTTTGAGTATATTGTTAATCAAGATTTGA